From Elephas maximus indicus isolate mEleMax1 chromosome 1, mEleMax1 primary haplotype, whole genome shotgun sequence, a single genomic window includes:
- the LOC126077240 gene encoding putative olfactory receptor 2W6 — MWPQVMEKDNKSSFEGFILVGSSDRPHLELILFVVVLTFYLLTLLGNMAIILLSTLDSRLHTPMYFFLANLSFLDMCFTTGSIPQMLYNLWGPDKTISYLGCAIQLYFVLALGGVECILLAVMAYDRYAAVCKPLQYTVIMHSRLCGQLVSVAWLSGFGNSLIMAPQTLMLPRCGHRRVDHFLCEMPALIGMACVDTMTLEALAFALAIFIILTPLSLILISYSYIARAVLRIKSAAGRKKAFNTCSSHLIVVSLFYGTIIYMYLQPANTYSQDQGKFLTLFYTIVTPSVNPLIYTLRNKDVKEAMKKVLGKGGAEV; from the coding sequence ATGTGGCCACAGGTAATGGAAAAAGACAATAAGAGTTCTTTTGAAGGCTTCATCCTGGTGGGCTCCTCTGACCGTCCACACCTAGAGCTGATCCTCTTTGTGGTTGTCCTCACTTTTTACCTGCTGACTCTTCTCGGTAACATGGCCATCATCTTGCTTTCAACCTTGGATTCCCGGCTGCACACACCAATGTATTTCTTTTTGGCCAATCTCTCATTCCTAGACATGTGTTTCACCACAGGGTCCATCCCTCAGATGCTCTACAATCTTTGGGGTCCAGATAAGACCATCAGCTACCTGGGTTGTGCCATCCAGCTTTACTTTGTCCTAGCCCTGGGAGGGGTGGAATGTATCCTTCTGGCTGTCATGGCATATGACCGCTATGCTGCAGTCTGCAAACCCCTGCAGTACACTGTCATCATGCACTCACGTCTCTGTGGGCAGCTGGTTTCAGTGGCATGGTTGAGTGGATTTGGCAATTCTCTCATAATGGCACCCCAGACGTTGATGCTACCCCGTTGTGGACACAGGCGGGTGGACCACTTTCTCTGTGAGATGCCAGCATTAATTGGCATGGCCTGTGTAGATACCATGACCCTTGAGGCGCTGGCTTTTGCCTTGGCAATCTTTATCATACTGACACCACTCAGCCTCATCCTCATCTCTTATAGTTACATTGCACGAGCAGTGCTTAGGATCAAATCAGCAGCTGGGCGAAAGAAAGCTTTCAACACCTGTAGCTCCCACCTAATTGTTGTCTCTCTCTTCTATGGTACAATCATATATATGTACCTCCAGCCAGCAAACACTTATTCTCAGGACCAGGGCAAGTTCCTTACTCTCTTCTATACAATTGTCACTCCCAGTGTTAATCCCTTGATCTATACACTGAGAAACAAAGATGTTAAGGAGGCCATGAAGAAAGTGCTAGGGAAGGGAGGTGCAGAAGTATAA